Proteins from a genomic interval of Crassostrea angulata isolate pt1a10 chromosome 7, ASM2561291v2, whole genome shotgun sequence:
- the LOC128156404 gene encoding electron transfer flavoprotein-ubiquinone oxidoreductase, mitochondrial-like codes for MATLASVFSKGTRLGKRVKYLCWHGGKYCSSVATPKITTHYTVHPRENDPRWKEVDMERFGDEADVLIVGGGPAGLSAACKLKLLANEQGKDLRVCLVEKAAEIGGHTLSGACIEPRSLEELFPNWREMGAPLKTEVKEDKFSYLTEKGRIPIPVLPGMPMSNHGNYIVRLGNVVRWLGEQAEALGVEIYPGYAASEVLFHEDGSVKGIATNDVGIHKDGSPKETFERGMELHAKVTIFSEGCHGHLAKQLYKKFDLRKDCEPQTYGIGFKELWEIDPALHQPGKVEHTIGWPFDNNTYGGTFLYHLDEGPLIVVGIVVGLDYKNPYLSPFREFQRFKHHPSIEPLFRTGKRIGYGARALNEGGVQSIPKLTFPGGCLIGCSPGFMNVPKIKGTHNAMKSGMLAAESVFDLVTDEEKVSQSPTAGLEPVKYEENLKNSWLWKELHSVRNVRPSFNTSLGTVGGVIYTGLFYWIMRGKEPWTLHHGGPDNAKLKPAKECKVIDYPRPDGVVSFDLLTSVALTGTNHDHDQPAHLTLMDDSVPVNHNLAIYDGPEQRFCPAGVYEYVELEDGSGKRLQINAQNCIHCKTCDIKDPSQNINWVCPQGGEGPAYNGM; via the exons ATGGCGACGCTTGCAAGTGTATTTTCGAAGGGCACCCGGCTAG GGAAAAGAGTGAAGTATTTGTGTTGGCATGGAGGAAAATATTGCAGTAGTGTAGCAACACCAAAAATTACCACACATTACACAGTTCATCCAAGGGAAAATGATCCTAGATGGAAAG aggTGGATATGGAACGATTTGGCGATGAAGCAGATGTTCTGATTGTGGGAGGGGGTCCAGCAGGATTGTCTGCAGCATGTAAACTCAAGTTACTGGCCAATGAGCAGGGCAaggacctgagggtgtgtctgGTGGAGAAAGCCGCAGAAATAg GTGGCCATACCTTATCAGGAGCTTGCATTGAACCAAGGTCTCTTGAGGAGCTGTTTCCTAACTGGAGAGAAATGGGA GCTCCTTTGAAGACAGAAGTTAAAGAGGacaaattttcatatttgacAGAAAAGGGTAGGATTCCTATCCCAGTTTTACCAG GCATGCCTATGAGTAACCATGGTAATTACATAGTAAGGTTAGGCAATGTTGTGAGATGGCTCGGGGAACAAGCAGAGGCATTAGGAGTTGAAATATACCCTGGTTATGCTGCAAGTGAG GTTTTGTTCCATGAAGATGGGAGTGTTAAAGGAATAGCAACAAATGATGTTGGAATTCACAAAGATGGATCACCTAAG gaaacatTCGAAAGGGGAATGGAACTTCATGCCAAAGTGACCATATTTAGTGAAGGTTGTCATGGACACTTAGCCAAACAATTGTACAAAAAGTTTGATCTCAGGAAGGACTGTGAACCCCAGACCTATGGGATAGGATTCAAAGAACTGTGGGAAATAGACCCTGCACTCCACCAGCCAGGGAAAGTGGAGCACACCATTGGATGGCCATTT GATAACAACACCTATGGTGGGACCTTCCTGTACCATTTAGACGAAGGTCCTCTCATTGTTGTGGGCATTGTG GTTGGTCTAGATTATAAAAATCCCTATTTGAGTCCATTTAGAGAATTTCAGAGATTTAAGCATCATCCATCAATTGAACCTCTGTTCCGTACGGGTAAAAGAATTGGGTATGGAGCCAGGGCACTAAATGAGGGAGGAGTGCAG tcCATTCCTAAACTGACTTTCCCGGGAGGTTGCTTGATTGGGTGTAGTCCAGGATTTATGAATGTGCCAAAAATAAAGGGTACCCACAATGCAATGAAGAGTGGCATGTTGGCAGCTGAATCTGTGTTTGATTTAGTAACAGATGAAGAAAAAGTTTCACAGTCACCAACTGCAG GATTAGAACCAGTTAAATATGAGGAGAACTTGAAGAACAGCTGGCTGTGGAAGGAGCTGCATTCTGTCCGTAATGTCAGGCCGTCCTTCAACACAAGCCTGGGAACTGTAGGGGGCGTCATTTACACAGGCCTCTTCTACTGGATAATGAGAGGGAAGGAGCCGTGGACTCTACATCATGGGG GACCCGATAATGCCAAGTTAAAACCAGCCAAAGAGTGTAAGGTTATTGACTACCCTAGACCAGACGGAGTTGTGAGTTTTGACCTTTTGACCTCTGTAGCCCTCACTGGCACCAATCACGACCATGACCAGCCAGCTCACCTGACGTTGATGGATGACTCTGTTCCTGTTAATCATAATCTGGCAATCTATGATGGCCCTGAACAAAGATTCTGTCCAGCAG GTGTTTATGAATATGTCGAGTTGGAGGATGGCAGTGGTAAAAGACTACAGATCAATGCTCAAAACTGTATTCACTGTAAAACCTGTGATATCAAGGACCCCAGTCAGAACATCAACTGGGTGTGTCCCCAGGGAGGGGAGGGACCAGCATACAATGGAATGTGA